In Raphanus sativus cultivar WK10039 unplaced genomic scaffold, ASM80110v3 Scaffold2180, whole genome shotgun sequence, the following proteins share a genomic window:
- the LOC130505333 gene encoding uncharacterized protein At3g60930, chloroplastic-like, which produces MSQKEGSGEIQISASGARLMKVKQEAGEKMKKDAKKKKAKDSIGARVKRMKKKDGKSTSSGPHSPSLLKSQDVVNLVVQAHGKSNLARACTDDETPETVPEGWFCIHEKYISKCHLRFPLPTLLLDLLDHYQLALSQLCPSVIRVVNGFITRAKEEGVIIGLSELMSLFLIKESSSTDGGSGTYYLPCRPGLGIFKFTASDDDWRKKYFYVKIDPSTVPGYVCVFVFAYRDSLTSLILLAEIEDPVKLSGKLTRALYRKLQHSPNTWGAYTTTRVGSARFPERYKVSFPDSVSVAGLEVSEGGSIFSVSSGASTSEKTQSHKMPIQPSFRSRGRSTKAASSSRGSDKNPGGSFLSSVKEVLDDGGSAPAKDDGRSEPKVQEVVPHSEVPETEADPQMMRDTHEFEPPRSKRGGTVGWNFAHSKPGSVLDDSWGLATLMRHMKRTECSLPSIANLTNKYEYVEIAHYMGQLAGAINRAQFKFEDTVHNAPNTEELAQVTELVKATKTELDQVRIQVSELQAEVKRLGSKADVQQGTIESQAIDIQVKNRKIGELDSARKIAEYQVKELIASSQDNQKNNEAEVKLAVRRGKKEVADAYNKILVSVKEKFSKKKDEVDLLVYAQELQANTELLKDMLDNEIKSAEDEYHCLVAIVRD; this is translated from the exons ATGAGTCAAAAGGAAGGCTCCGGTGAAATTCAAATCTCTGCTTCCGGTGCTCGTCTTATGAAGGTTAAACAAGAAGCcggagagaagatgaagaaggatgccaagaagaagaaggctaaaGACTCAATTGGAGCGagagtcaagaggatgaagaagaaagatggcaaGAGCACCTCCTCTGGACCTCACTCTCCCTCGCTGTTGAAGAGTCAGGATGTCGTTAATCTCGTCGTCCAAGCTCACGGCAAGAGTAATCTAGCCAGGGCTTGTACTGACGATGAAACCCCTGAAACTGtcccggagggttggttctgtatTCACGAGAAATACATCTCCAAGTGCCACCTTAGGTTCCCTCTCCCAACCCTCTTGCTAGATCTCCTAGATCACTATCAACTGGCCCTTTCCCAACTTTGCccctcggttatccgagtggTGAACGGATTCATCACCAGGGCTAAGGAAGAAGGAGTTATCATAGGGTTGAGTGAGCTGATGAGTCTGTTCCTGATAAAGGAGAGCTCTTCCACGGATGGCGGAAGCGGGACCTATTACCTCCCATGTCGTCCGGGGCTAGGCATATTTAAGTTtacggccagtgatgatgactggcgaaAGAAGTATTTCTATGTCAAGATCGACCCTTctacggttcct ggatatgtTTGTGTATTCGTTTTTGCTTATCGCGATTCGCTAACCTCTTTGATTCTTCTTGCAGAGATTGAGGACCCTGTTAAGTTATCCGGTAAACTCACCAGAGCTCTCTATAGGAAGCTGCAGCACAGCCCTAATACTTGGGGAGCTTATACTACTACGAGagttggatcagctaggttccctGAACGATACAAGGTTTCTTTTCCTGATTCAGTttcggttgctggtttagaag TTTCCGAAGGTGGATCGATATTTTCAGTTTCGTCAGGAGCCAGTACCTCAGAAAAGACTCAGTCACATAAGATGCCTATCCAGCCCTcgttccgttccaggggtagatcaaccaaagctgccagctcctctcgaGGAAGTGACAAGAATCCAGGAGGATCCTTCCTCAGCTCCGTGAAGGAAGTCCTTGACgatggaggctctgctcctgctaaagaTGACGGTCGCTCCGAGCCCAAAGTTCAGGAAGTTGTCCCTCACTCCGAGGTCCCGGAGACggaagctgatcctcaaatgATGAGGGATACTCATGAGtttgagcctccgaggagcaagag aggaggaaccgtcGGCTGGAATTTTGCTCACTCGAAGCCTGGGTCAGTCTTGGATGactcgtggggtttggctacgcTGATGAGGCACATGAAGAGAACCGAATGCTCCCTTCCCTCGATCGCCAATCTCACGAATAAATATGAGTATGTCGAGATTGCCCAttacatgggtcag CTGGCTGGTGCTATcaacagggctcagttcaaaTTTGAGGACACTGTGCACAATGCCCCCAACACTGAAGAATTAGCTCAGGTTACTGAGCTAGTGAAGGCTACCAAGACGGAGCTTGACCAGGTTCGGATTCAGGTCTCTGAACTTCAAGCTGAGGTCAAGAGACTCGGCTCCAAGGCTGACGttcagcaagggacgatcgagagtCAAGCGATTGATATCCaagtgaagaataggaagatcgGGGAGTTGGAttctgctcggaagatagccgagtaccaGGTCAAAGAGCTGATCGCTTCATCCCAAGACAACCAGAAGAACAACGAAGCTGAGGTCaagctagccgtccggagaggaaagaaggaggtagctgatgcCTACAACAAGATCTTGGTTtctgtcaaggagaagttctccaagaagaaggatgaagtcgaTCTTCTGGTTTACGCTCAAGAGCTTCAGGCTAATACTGAGCTCCTGAAGGACATGCTGGACAATGAAATCAAGAGTGCTGAAGATGAGTACCATTGCTTGGTGGctattgtgagggattaa